In one window of Oryza sativa Japonica Group chromosome 9, ASM3414082v1 DNA:
- the LOC4346948 gene encoding U-box domain-containing protein 40, with product MGAGRPRRWKLPFHRSAPSSPSSPPDPEPHSPARSAVVVVAEEEAPPAEFVCSILGALMADPVILPSGQTYERACLQACAELAFLPPGMGSASDAVIPNAALKAAIGTWCARSGRVVPAPPSADAAREAVLRAMPADAAKSVRTRRAALASSSNSSYSSPASAASTSSYTSSSEIIPAEDEVGVKPVKEGTNKDAVREQVEMAVDPLEDVVVAKVMDAEEEEEVVLAVAGLREATRESAERRRALCTPRMLGALRRVLLIPRHASARVDATAALVNLTLEPANKVRIVRAGAVPPLVEVLRSSTSPPEAREHAAGALFGLALNEDNRAAIGVLGAVPPLLDLLTSPAHAAPARRDAGMALYHLSLAAVNQSKIARFPGAPKALLAVASSAAERMPIRRLALMVVCNVAACTEGRAALMDAGAVAAVTAILSHDTRSAELDEWCVAAMYAMSRGSLRFRGLARAAGADAALRRVAEECAPGIVRRDMARKTLRAMRNEADDAADLTGSSLECGDGDDCAGSIVSDGLMSFRRRQRELGSSSCGNTAEF from the coding sequence ATGGGTGCGGGCCGCCCTCGCCGCTGGAAGCTGCCGTTCCACCGCAGCGCGccgtcgtctccctcctccccgccggaCCCCGAGCCCCACTCGCCTGCGCGTTCGGCGGTTGTTGTTGTTGCGGAGGAAGAAGCGCCTCCGGCCGAGTTCGTGTGCTCGATCCTGGGCGCGCTCATGGCCGACCCGGTGATCCTCCCGTCGGGGCAGACGTACGAGCGCGCCTGCCTCCAGGCCTGCGCGGAGCTCGCGTTCCTGCCGCCCGGGATGGGGTCCGCCTCCGACGCGGTGATACCCAACGCGGCGCTCAAGGCGGCGATTGGGACCTGGTGCGCGCGCTCCGGTAGGGtggtgccggcgccgccgtcggccgatGCTGCTCGGGAGGCCGTGCTCCGCGCGATGCCGGCCGATGCGGCGAAGTCGGTGAGGACCCGGCGGGCGGCGCTGGCGAGCTCGTCCAATTCGTCCtactcgtcgccggcgtccgccgcgtcgacgtcgtcgtACACGTCTTCGTCGGAGATTATTCCGGCGGAGGACGAGGTTGGTGTGAAGCCCGTGAAGGAGGGGACAAACAAGGATGCGGTCCGGGAGCAGGTGGAGATGGCGGTTGATCCGCTCGAGGACGTGGTGGTTGCCAAGGTGATggatgcggaggaggaggaggaggtggtctTGGCCGTTGCCGGCCTCCGGGAGGCCACGCGGGAGagcgcggagcggcggcgcgcgctctGCACGCCGCGGATGCTCGGCGCGCTCCGCCGCGTGCTGCTCATCCCGCGCCACGCCAGCGCTCGTGTCGACGCGACGGCCGCGCTGGTGAACCTCACGCTCGAGCCGGCGAACAAGGTGCGCATCGTCCGCGCgggcgccgtgccgccgctcgtCGAGGTGCTCCGCTCGAGCACGTCGCCGCCGGAGGCCCGTGAGCACGCGGCCGGCGCGCTCTTCGGCCTCGCCCTGAACGAGGACAACCGCGCCGCCATCGGCGTGCTCGGCGCGGTGCCTCCCCTCCTCGACCTGCTCACCTCccccgcccacgccgcgcccgcgcgccgcgacgCCGGGATGGCGCTCTACcacctctccctcgccgccgtcaaccAGTCCAAGATCGCCCGCTTCCCGGGCGCGCCCAAGgctctcctcgccgtcgcgtccAGCGCCGCCGAGCGGATGCCCATCCGTAGGCTGGCGCTCATGGTCGTCTGCAACGTGGCCGCCTGCACGGAGGGCCGCGCGGCGCTGATGGACGCGGGCGCCGTGGCGGCCGTCACCGCCATCCTCTCCCACGACACCCGCAGCGCCGAGCTCGACGAGTGGTGCGTCGCGGCGATGTACGCCATGAGCCGTGGCAGCCTCCGGTTCCGCGgcctcgcgcgcgccgccggcgcggacgcggccctccgccgcgtcgccgaGGAGTGCGCCCCGGGCATCGTGCGGCGCGACATGGCGAGGAAGACGCTCCGGGCCATGCGGAACGAGGCCGACGACGCGGCCGACCTGACCGGCAGCAGCCTCgagtgcggcgacggcgacgactgcgcCGGGAGCATCGTGTCCGACGGCCTCATGTCcttccgccgccggcagcgcgaGCTCGGGTCCTCGTCGTGCGGCAACACGGCCGAATTctaa